One part of the Caproiciproducens sp. CPB-2 genome encodes these proteins:
- a CDS encoding recombinase family protein: protein MRQLVLSGGYRGGTVPYGYRLEPTGKLNKRKREISKLIIDENEAAVVRKIFELCVSHGFGRLRTAIELNRLGFRNRKGETWKEAAIAHILHNQTYIGMLHSGETISAPFGELAIVDRNIFNHAQQILLDRQCEQHSVPMNTKGRALLSGNVFCGHCGGRLVLTTNGKTVYLASGEKKGVKRIRYICHNKSRKNCECEGQTGYTSHILDELVDSVVRELLDQLGFVDEKRLLSDIHLRSERQLNEKIRLASQRLREAEEEYELLKPEILKTLKGAGKFPVELLSDMVRDAQEKVQRAEMQLNLLKSERKLSRDRANTDLKHFKKVKWGDLYEKSSPEVKKMIVNYLIRRIDVFRGYSICMEVNSLIAFI from the coding sequence ATGCGTCAGCTGGTCCTTAGCGGCGGATACCGGGGTGGAACGGTGCCGTATGGCTACCGCCTTGAGCCTACCGGAAAATTGAACAAACGAAAACGGGAAATATCCAAGCTGATCATTGACGAGAATGAAGCTGCCGTAGTCCGTAAAATATTTGAACTTTGCGTTTCTCATGGATTTGGCCGTCTTCGAACCGCTATTGAACTCAATCGGCTTGGCTTCCGAAATCGAAAGGGTGAAACCTGGAAGGAAGCGGCCATAGCGCATATTCTTCATAATCAGACTTATATTGGAATGTTGCACAGTGGAGAAACGATATCGGCACCTTTTGGAGAGTTGGCTATTGTTGATCGCAATATCTTTAATCATGCTCAACAAATTCTTCTTGACCGTCAATGCGAACAGCACTCGGTGCCCATGAATACAAAGGGTCGAGCACTGTTGTCAGGAAACGTATTCTGTGGACATTGCGGCGGCCGTCTGGTGTTGACGACGAATGGGAAAACAGTATATTTGGCCAGCGGAGAAAAAAAGGGAGTCAAAAGAATCCGATATATCTGCCATAACAAATCCCGAAAAAATTGCGAATGTGAGGGACAGACCGGATATACCTCGCATATTTTGGATGAACTGGTAGATTCGGTTGTCAGAGAACTGTTGGATCAACTCGGATTTGTGGATGAAAAGCGTCTGTTAAGCGATATTCATCTGAGGTCCGAACGTCAGCTGAATGAAAAAATACGGCTTGCATCGCAGAGGCTCAGAGAAGCCGAAGAGGAATACGAACTCTTAAAGCCGGAGATTTTAAAGACGCTGAAAGGAGCAGGGAAATTCCCTGTGGAACTTTTATCCGATATGGTCCGGGATGCTCAGGAAAAAGTTCAGCGTGCCGAAATGCAGCTGAACCTTCTGAAATCAGAGCGAAAGCTCTCCAGAGATCGGGCTAATACAGATTTGAAACATTTTAAAAAGGTCAAATGGGGGGATTTATATGAAAAAAGCAGTCCAGAGGTTAAGAAGATGATCGTCAACTATCTGATTCGGCGTATTGATGTTTTCCGCGGCTATTCGATTTGCATGGAAGTCAACAGCCTAATAGCCTTCATTTGA
- a CDS encoding recombinase family protein, which produces MQTRVYCLYRVSTVKQVDFNDANEPDLPMQRNACHSFADRMGWSIIHEEQETGVSGFKVSADQRDKLQLIKKCAAQGEFDVLLVFMFDRIGRKADETPFVVEWLPETEFGSGVYGKESSGLTAMSTLC; this is translated from the coding sequence CACGAGTTTACTGCCTGTATCGTGTATCCACAGTAAAACAAGTAGATTTCAACGATGCGAACGAACCGGATCTTCCCATGCAGCGAAATGCCTGCCATTCGTTCGCGGATAGAATGGGGTGGTCCATTATCCATGAAGAGCAGGAGACCGGAGTCTCCGGTTTCAAAGTCAGCGCCGACCAACGCGATAAACTGCAGTTAATCAAGAAGTGTGCTGCTCAGGGTGAATTTGATGTGCTTCTGGTTTTCATGTTTGACCGTATCGGGAGAAAAGCCGATGAAACACCATTTGTCGTAGAATGGTTGCCCGAAACGGAATTCGGGTCTGGAGTGTACGGGAAGGAGAGCAGCGGTTTGACAGCCATGTCGACACTCTGCTGA